One part of the Musa acuminata AAA Group cultivar baxijiao chromosome BXJ1-5, Cavendish_Baxijiao_AAA, whole genome shotgun sequence genome encodes these proteins:
- the LOC135673962 gene encoding putative F-box protein At2g33200 encodes MRKSSDSGLATSCCCTDPRLCSALRPPWSNLPVDIVMEIAERLLPNAADLVRFASVCRSWWLLVKEETSLARQLPWLMLAEEEIDAPSSGSNICRRFYSHSKNEIYELPVPKSHGRFCCGSYASWIATVGMDLRMQLVNIFTGGSVELPSLYTFGASLHQSGDWSPESRRSLFVSKVCMSSSPSAGRDCHVVAFYGVGRMLGYARVGDDRWTTVNCNWWHYLDASFYKGQLYLVNRKRDVVVLDVSQQQVHLIATKPKQRMVNYRWQIYLVESSGDLLYVVRVVKYSRKPTYDTKSFIVYKLNVSDGELQQVSSLGGRSLFLGLNSSISVEASKLVGCQKDSIYFTDDLDDFKTYCTPGGGHDMGIYSMVDGSITPHYGGVSLSRVSPPLWVPIHPLFSPNI; translated from the coding sequence ATGAGGAAGTCCAGCGATAGTGGCTTGGCTACTTCTTGTTGCTGCACCGATCCACGCCTTTGCTCGGCGCTTCGGCCACCATGGTCTAATCTCCCCGTCGACATCGTGATGGAAATCGCAGAGCGTCTTCTCCCCAATGCGGCCGACTTGGTTCGATTTGCATCCGTCTGCCGCTCGTGGTGGTTGCTCGTGAAGGAAGAAACTTCTCTGGCACGTCAGCTCCCTTGGCTGATGCTCGCAGAGGAGGAGATAGACGCGCCTTCCTCGGGAAGCAATATTTGTCGTCGCTTCTATAGCCATTCCAAGAACGAAATCTACGAGCTCCCTGTGCCCAAATCCCATGGAAGATTCTGTTGTGGCTCCTACGCCAGTTGGATCGCGACGGTCGGCATGGACTTAAGGATGCAGCTCGTGAACATCTTCACCGGAGGCAGCGTAGAGCTGCCTTCGCTCTACACCTTCGGCGCATCCTTGCATCAAAGTGGAGACTGGTCACCAGAAAGCAGGCGCTCTCTTTTTGTATCCAAGGTGTGCATGTCTTCGAGCCCCTCTGCTGGTAGGGACTGCCATGTGGTGGCATTCTATGGCGTCGGACGTATGCTGGGCTACGCTAGGGTCGGTGACGATCGATGGACTACAGTTAACTGTAATTGGTGGCACTACTTAGATGCCTCATTCTACAAAGGCCAGCTCTACCTCGTCAATCGGAAAAGGGACGTGGTGGTGTTGGATGTGTCTCAGCAGCAGGTGCATCTGATAGCGACCAAACCGAAGCAACGTATGGTCAACTACCGTTGGCAAATATATCTGGTAGAATCATCGGGTGATCTACTGTACGTGGTGCGCGTGGTTAAGTATTCGCGAAAGCCGACATACGACACAAAGAGCTTCATCGTCTACAAGCTTAACGTTTCCGACGGCGAGTTGCAGCAGGTGAGCAGCCTGGGTGGGCGATCGCTGTTCTTGGGCCTCAACAGTTCGATATCTGTGGAGGCATCTAAGCTGGTGGGATGCCAAAAGGACTCCATTTACTTCACCGACGACCTAGACGATTTCAAGACTTACTGCACGCCGGGAGGCGGACATGACATGGGGATCTATAGCATGGTGGATGGGAGCATCACCCCACACTATGGTGGCGTCTCGCTGTCCCGAGTCTCGCCGCCGTTGTGGGTGCCGATCCACCCTTTGTTTTCACCCAACATCTAG